From Luteolibacter sp. Y139, one genomic window encodes:
- a CDS encoding VWA domain-containing protein: protein MNLPAPSSFLLADATGVQRTWTWGYEGLAPAWAFLIFVLLAALTVVAYLRCASGVSRPKKSILATLRLVAVAVLAALLAKPVIHFTEYHPVKQPLAMVVDSSRSMSLPDRRDTPADINRAAIAAGLIDPASDIEAKTDANVVEQVKNLSRHELIQRLGDNRKLDLWTRLSAGSDLRFYQFGNVLKPLGSPEMIAGKDKAPPSVKFPVIESSGPTTAIGEALRQVIQEPRSQPLGGVVLITDGGNNSGSSPIEAAQIAREKNVPLFIYGVGVSSPPDIEVAEVTAQSLAFVDERLEVHAKVISRALEEKPSVVELKADGEVVAKAELTLGGDETREVSLSYVPSKPGEAKLEIAVPLRDEEVGRENNSAATTTRITDKKFRVLLVEQEPRWDFRFLLDYLQRDQRLVVKSVMIDGEPGLSNKPDSPFLPSLPSTREGLFESQVLILGDVSPRDLGQDRMEMIVEWVEAGGGIIFLAGPNFNPSSYLGTPLEILLPVLPDTTKPRAMRMQRDSAPFPLELSPAGRRSPYLQMDGDAAENERIWANFPGVRWVAPVARVKPGADVLLTDSRSSTAGRYGKQPVFAMQGYGSGKCVYFGTDETYRWRSRTGEKYYSILWGQIMQTLALQLLDGASPLTQLRTDRKHYEAGERVVISGNAYTGNYEPLIVPSLEAQLVYTKPGGSTPSSTRSINLFATGKNFFRAEFIAEEPGSYAFHTVHDPEGVLKFEVTDPDLEGKQTQLDDRLLRNMAAAAGGRFLREEDLHHLPEWIAATSVRVASHRKLELYYSTWILGGLCLLLFAEWTLRRLSRLK, encoded by the coding sequence ATGAACCTTCCCGCTCCATCTTCGTTCCTGCTCGCGGATGCCACCGGCGTCCAGCGCACGTGGACGTGGGGTTACGAAGGTCTGGCACCGGCATGGGCGTTTCTGATCTTCGTCCTTCTCGCGGCATTGACGGTCGTTGCGTATCTCCGGTGCGCTTCCGGCGTCTCGCGGCCGAAGAAATCCATATTGGCCACCCTGCGGCTGGTCGCCGTCGCGGTGCTAGCGGCCTTGCTCGCGAAGCCGGTGATTCACTTCACCGAGTATCATCCGGTGAAGCAGCCGCTGGCCATGGTGGTGGACAGCTCGCGTAGCATGAGTCTGCCCGATCGGCGCGACACTCCCGCCGACATCAATCGGGCGGCCATCGCCGCGGGACTCATTGATCCGGCCAGCGATATCGAGGCCAAGACCGATGCGAACGTGGTGGAACAGGTAAAGAACCTGAGCCGCCATGAACTCATCCAGCGCCTCGGTGACAACCGCAAGCTGGACTTGTGGACGCGCCTTTCCGCTGGCTCCGACCTGCGCTTCTATCAATTCGGGAACGTGCTCAAGCCTCTCGGCTCGCCCGAGATGATCGCGGGCAAAGACAAGGCTCCGCCTTCGGTAAAGTTTCCCGTCATCGAGAGTAGTGGACCCACCACCGCGATCGGCGAGGCGCTGCGACAGGTGATCCAAGAGCCCCGCAGCCAACCGCTCGGTGGCGTGGTGCTCATCACCGATGGTGGCAACAACAGCGGCTCTTCGCCGATCGAGGCCGCGCAGATTGCCCGCGAGAAGAACGTCCCGCTTTTCATCTACGGCGTGGGCGTCAGCTCGCCGCCGGACATCGAGGTGGCCGAGGTTACGGCCCAGAGCCTCGCCTTCGTGGACGAACGCCTTGAAGTGCACGCCAAGGTCATTTCGCGTGCCCTCGAGGAGAAGCCATCGGTGGTCGAGCTGAAGGCGGATGGTGAAGTCGTGGCGAAAGCCGAACTCACCCTGGGCGGCGATGAAACGCGCGAGGTCTCGCTGAGCTACGTGCCATCCAAGCCGGGCGAAGCGAAGCTGGAGATTGCGGTGCCGTTGCGCGATGAAGAGGTTGGTCGAGAAAACAACAGCGCGGCCACTACCACCCGCATCACCGACAAGAAGTTCCGTGTCCTGCTGGTGGAGCAGGAGCCACGCTGGGACTTCCGCTTCTTGCTCGATTACCTCCAGCGCGACCAGCGGCTCGTGGTGAAGAGCGTGATGATTGATGGCGAGCCCGGTCTTTCTAACAAACCCGACTCGCCCTTCCTTCCGTCGCTACCATCGACGCGCGAAGGTCTCTTTGAATCACAGGTGCTCATCCTTGGTGACGTCAGTCCGAGGGACCTCGGCCAGGACCGCATGGAAATGATCGTCGAGTGGGTGGAAGCTGGCGGTGGCATCATCTTCCTCGCGGGGCCGAACTTCAATCCCTCGTCCTACCTTGGCACCCCGTTGGAAATCCTGCTGCCGGTCTTGCCCGACACCACCAAGCCGCGGGCCATGCGGATGCAGCGCGATTCCGCGCCGTTCCCGCTGGAGTTGTCGCCTGCAGGCCGTCGTTCGCCTTACCTCCAGATGGATGGCGATGCCGCGGAGAACGAGCGGATCTGGGCGAACTTTCCCGGCGTCCGCTGGGTCGCACCGGTTGCCCGGGTGAAGCCGGGTGCGGACGTGCTGTTGACCGACTCGCGTTCGTCCACCGCGGGTCGCTACGGCAAGCAGCCCGTCTTCGCGATGCAAGGCTACGGCTCCGGCAAGTGCGTTTACTTCGGCACCGACGAGACCTACCGCTGGCGCAGCCGCACGGGAGAAAAGTACTACTCGATCCTCTGGGGCCAGATCATGCAGACTCTCGCGCTGCAGTTGTTGGACGGAGCATCGCCACTTACCCAGCTCCGCACCGATCGCAAGCACTACGAGGCCGGCGAGCGCGTGGTCATTTCCGGCAATGCCTACACCGGCAACTACGAACCGCTGATCGTTCCGTCGCTCGAAGCGCAACTCGTCTACACCAAGCCGGGCGGGTCCACACCCTCATCGACGCGCAGCATCAATCTCTTCGCTACCGGAAAGAACTTCTTCCGTGCCGAGTTCATTGCGGAAGAACCCGGCAGCTACGCTTTCCACACCGTGCACGATCCGGAGGGCGTGCTGAAGTTCGAGGTGACCGATCCCGATCTGGAAGGCAAGCAAACGCAGCTCGATGACCGCTTGCTGAGGAACATGGCCGCTGCGGCCGGTGGACGCTTTCTACGTGAGGAAGATCTTCACCATCTGCCCGAATGGATCGCCGCGACCAGCGTTCGCGTTGCGAGTCATCGCA
- a CDS encoding BatA domain-containing protein: MSFLSPWVLGGLAAVGVPILIHLLNKFRVKSTAWGAMRFLNDAVLKNQRRVKLDELILLVLRCLVIALAVLAFARPVLKGLGVGGGSEPVAAVILLDHSASMGQSDGAQSRFDRAKSEIRSWLDQQDSQSLVGLYLAGSRTVPLIGKPENDFAMVRKSLDEAVVSDYASDFSQALRSAVEALQNVTGHPREIRIYTDGQATAFLKRDELKLLAREHPEIVIRPVVVGEAASENLGITSLSQEGGVPSVGQPVRIRAEVLNSGAAPVNGLAVNFTIDGSQPAGSATIPAIAPGETQAVTMNLSFTDAGPHFVTATVPADALACDNQRNVALDVAGRMDVVIVAGEAMAQAGYFLSRALVPVPREQAEHYFLAPRFANAAELATMIAAAKDERPEIVFLCEPAGLTGEAAEALDTYVTSGGNVVVFPGSASGLGAEGTPEGLVKMLPGTLGAPVEAAANEAPVAWQKDGFTHEITRFWNESSNGGLGSVKFTRHCPLTLKSDAATVLAFADGKPSLAEWRHGKGTVLLFNANLTREWTNLPLHPAFVPFLQRITGFVHDRNRANLNLAPGETLRMPVDDSLAGKDFTVKAPDAANARTAGQVASDESGSYLRYGATEKAGVYQIEVANEPVADFAVQLASSESDLRPVDPAVMTELAEVPRTSATGGDARMVVKKEFWTTLIWAVVALFVAEAAMAHRMSYAR; this comes from the coding sequence ATGAGCTTCCTTTCTCCATGGGTGCTCGGTGGATTGGCCGCGGTGGGCGTGCCGATCCTCATTCACCTGCTCAACAAGTTCCGGGTCAAATCGACCGCCTGGGGCGCAATGAGGTTCCTCAACGATGCGGTGCTCAAGAACCAGCGCCGCGTGAAGCTGGATGAGCTGATCCTGCTGGTCCTGCGCTGCCTCGTGATCGCGCTGGCGGTGCTCGCGTTCGCGCGGCCGGTATTGAAAGGCCTCGGTGTGGGTGGCGGCAGCGAGCCGGTGGCCGCCGTGATTTTGTTAGATCACTCGGCAAGCATGGGACAATCGGATGGCGCGCAAAGCCGCTTCGATCGCGCCAAATCGGAAATTCGCTCGTGGCTTGATCAACAGGATTCGCAGTCATTGGTCGGGCTCTATCTCGCTGGGTCGCGGACGGTTCCCTTGATCGGCAAGCCGGAGAATGACTTTGCGATGGTCCGCAAGTCCCTCGATGAGGCGGTGGTGAGCGACTACGCCAGCGACTTCTCTCAAGCGCTGCGCTCGGCCGTGGAAGCGCTGCAGAACGTAACCGGCCATCCGCGCGAGATCCGCATCTACACCGACGGCCAAGCCACTGCCTTTCTGAAGCGCGATGAATTGAAGCTACTGGCTCGCGAGCATCCGGAGATCGTCATCCGGCCTGTCGTCGTTGGAGAAGCGGCGAGTGAGAACCTCGGGATCACGAGCTTGAGTCAGGAGGGCGGCGTTCCTTCGGTCGGACAGCCGGTGCGCATCCGCGCGGAAGTGCTAAACTCCGGCGCTGCTCCGGTGAACGGGCTCGCGGTGAACTTCACGATCGATGGCTCACAGCCTGCGGGCTCGGCGACTATTCCGGCAATCGCGCCCGGTGAAACTCAGGCGGTGACCATGAATCTCAGCTTCACCGATGCCGGTCCGCATTTCGTCACCGCCACCGTGCCAGCCGATGCACTGGCGTGCGACAATCAGAGAAATGTAGCGCTGGACGTCGCCGGACGCATGGACGTGGTGATTGTGGCCGGTGAAGCAATGGCACAGGCGGGCTACTTCCTTTCCCGTGCCTTGGTGCCGGTGCCACGCGAGCAGGCGGAGCATTACTTCCTTGCGCCGCGATTCGCCAATGCTGCGGAACTGGCGACGATGATTGCCGCCGCGAAAGACGAGCGACCCGAGATCGTCTTCCTCTGCGAGCCCGCCGGTCTAACAGGCGAGGCGGCGGAAGCACTGGATACCTACGTGACGAGCGGCGGCAATGTCGTGGTTTTCCCAGGCTCTGCCAGCGGGCTCGGAGCCGAAGGCACGCCGGAGGGGCTGGTGAAGATGCTTCCCGGCACTTTGGGCGCACCCGTGGAAGCAGCAGCCAACGAGGCGCCGGTGGCATGGCAAAAGGATGGCTTCACACATGAGATCACCCGCTTCTGGAACGAATCGTCGAACGGTGGCCTTGGCTCGGTGAAGTTCACGCGGCATTGCCCTCTCACGCTGAAGAGCGATGCGGCTACAGTGCTCGCCTTTGCCGATGGCAAGCCATCGCTCGCCGAGTGGCGGCATGGCAAGGGCACGGTGCTGCTCTTCAATGCCAACCTGACTCGTGAATGGACGAACCTGCCGCTGCATCCGGCCTTCGTTCCCTTTCTTCAACGCATCACGGGATTCGTCCACGACCGCAACCGCGCGAACCTCAATCTGGCTCCGGGAGAGACCCTTCGCATGCCCGTCGATGATTCGCTGGCTGGCAAGGATTTCACGGTGAAGGCACCGGATGCTGCCAATGCCCGCACCGCCGGCCAAGTCGCCAGCGATGAGTCGGGCAGCTACCTTCGCTATGGCGCCACGGAGAAGGCGGGTGTCTATCAGATCGAAGTCGCGAATGAACCGGTAGCTGACTTTGCGGTGCAGCTTGCTTCCAGTGAGTCGGACTTGCGACCGGTGGATCCCGCCGTGATGACCGAACTTGCCGAGGTGCCGCGCACCAGCGCGACCGGCGGCGACGCCCGCATGGTGGTGAAGAAGGAATTCTGGACCACGCTGATTTGGGCGGTGGTTGCATTATTCGTAGCAGAAGCCGCCATGGCCCATCGCATGAGCTACGCCCGCTAG
- a CDS encoding DUF58 domain-containing protein: MNADLLDPDAVSRGEALGIMARKIVEGYRVGEHRSPFHGFAIEFAQHREYAPGDDTRHLDWKVLGRSDRYYIRQYEQDTNFVTHLVVDGSASMNYGSGKLTKLQFAKIMAACLAHIILLQRDAVALALVDGEIRESIPRTDNLQRIQHIMDRLSAFKATGGTNLGTALQQVSRGAGRRGIVIIISDLIDDEEGFGRALERFTYSGHEVIVFHTLDPYELTFPFDGTWEFRNLEGADRLKISPDDFRRSYLENIGAFQTRVRRICDKYQAHYLLVDTGKDLAETLSGYLAFRQKVGK; this comes from the coding sequence ATGAACGCTGACCTACTGGATCCGGATGCCGTGTCGCGGGGCGAAGCGCTCGGCATCATGGCGCGCAAGATCGTTGAAGGCTATCGTGTCGGCGAACACCGCTCGCCTTTTCATGGTTTCGCCATCGAGTTCGCGCAACACCGTGAATACGCGCCGGGTGATGACACGCGGCATCTCGACTGGAAGGTGCTCGGCCGCTCCGACCGCTACTACATCCGCCAGTACGAGCAGGACACGAACTTCGTCACTCATCTGGTGGTCGATGGCAGCGCCTCGATGAACTACGGCTCGGGCAAGCTGACCAAGCTCCAGTTCGCCAAGATCATGGCCGCCTGCCTGGCGCACATCATCCTGCTGCAGCGCGATGCCGTGGCGCTCGCGCTCGTGGATGGTGAGATCCGTGAGTCCATCCCACGTACGGACAACCTCCAGCGGATCCAGCACATCATGGACCGCCTTTCCGCCTTCAAGGCCACTGGCGGAACCAATCTCGGCACTGCCCTTCAACAAGTCTCTCGCGGAGCAGGTCGTCGTGGCATCGTCATCATCATCAGCGATCTCATCGATGATGAAGAAGGCTTCGGCCGCGCGCTGGAACGTTTCACCTACAGTGGCCACGAGGTGATCGTCTTCCACACGCTCGATCCCTACGAGCTGACCTTCCCTTTCGATGGAACCTGGGAGTTCCGCAATCTCGAAGGCGCAGACCGGCTCAAGATTTCTCCCGACGATTTCCGGCGCTCGTATCTTGAAAACATCGGGGCGTTCCAGACGCGCGTCCGCCGCATTTGCGACAAATATCAAGCCCACTACCTGCTGGTCGATACCGGCAAGGATCTCGCTGAAACCCTGAGCGGCTACCTCGCCTTCCGGCAGAAGGTCGGCAAATAG
- a CDS encoding AAA family ATPase encodes MSETLAQPKPADVAPVTPDAINECRRVYAAVQKELEKVIVGQKDVIEQIMISILTKSHSLLVGVPGLAKTLLISTLADTLHLTFRRIQFTPDLMPSDITGTEVIHQDPVTGAKEFKFHPGPLFSNIVLADEINRTPPKTQAAMLEAMQERRVTVGGVTRPLPSPFFVLATQNPLEQEGTYPLPEAQLDRFMFLIHVGYPKEKEELEVMKRGTGAKSEKPQAVLDGTMIESMQETVKALPVADHVYQYALNLVRATRPHEEYALADCARYLSFGAGPRASLSLIMAAKAHAMIHGQVYAGCDNVAAVTPSILRHRIAVNFSAQSENITSDEIVKRVLAAVPKHER; translated from the coding sequence ATGTCTGAAACCCTTGCCCAGCCGAAGCCGGCGGATGTTGCTCCCGTGACTCCGGATGCCATCAACGAATGCCGCCGGGTGTATGCCGCGGTGCAGAAGGAGTTGGAGAAGGTGATTGTTGGCCAGAAGGACGTGATCGAGCAGATCATGATCTCGATCCTGACCAAGAGCCATTCGCTACTCGTCGGTGTGCCCGGACTGGCGAAGACGCTCTTGATTTCCACGCTCGCGGACACGCTTCATCTCACCTTCCGCCGCATCCAATTCACGCCCGACCTGATGCCGAGCGATATTACGGGTACCGAGGTCATTCATCAGGACCCCGTGACCGGCGCGAAGGAGTTCAAGTTCCACCCCGGGCCCTTGTTCTCTAACATCGTGCTCGCCGACGAAATCAATCGCACCCCGCCGAAGACGCAGGCCGCGATGCTGGAGGCGATGCAGGAGCGCCGCGTGACCGTGGGTGGGGTCACTCGTCCGCTGCCATCGCCGTTCTTCGTGCTGGCGACGCAGAATCCGCTGGAACAGGAAGGCACCTATCCACTGCCAGAAGCGCAGCTCGATCGCTTCATGTTCCTCATCCACGTCGGCTATCCCAAGGAGAAGGAGGAACTTGAGGTGATGAAGCGCGGCACCGGCGCGAAGAGCGAAAAGCCCCAAGCCGTGCTCGACGGCACCATGATCGAATCGATGCAAGAAACCGTGAAGGCCCTGCCGGTCGCCGATCACGTGTACCAATACGCGCTCAACCTCGTCCGCGCCACCCGTCCACATGAGGAATACGCGCTGGCCGATTGCGCCCGCTACCTGAGCTTTGGCGCAGGTCCCCGCGCCAGCCTCAGCCTGATCATGGCGGCAAAGGCGCATGCGATGATCCATGGCCAGGTCTATGCCGGTTGCGACAACGTGGCGGCGGTGACTCCATCGATCCTGCGCCACCGCATCGCGGTGAACTTCAGCGCGCAGAGCGAGAACATCACCTCGGACGAGATCGTGAAGCGCGTCCTCGCGGCTGTTCCGAAACATGAACGCTGA